Below is a window of Anaerobacillus alkaliphilus DNA.
TCGTCTTAGTTCGATCTACGACAACTGAAGGGGAAATACTTTGAGTTCCGCCAAATGGAATGTGCCGACTATCAGTACGATAGGCAGTAAGGCGCTGATCATCAATAGCCCGATTTAACTGATGCTTAAAGACCGTTTTTTTTGCTTTATAATTAGGTGTATCCACGTTCGCTATATTTTGAGAGATTGTTTTTTGCCGTAAAGAAGCAGCATTTAACGATTGCTCTAATAGTTGTTGACTAGTGTTTGAAAATATCTTCATCATTTACCTCCATTAAGACACAAAATACAAGTACGTTTTAGTAATGTCTAAATATGTAGAAAAAAATATCACTAAAACGTATTGTATATAATAATTTTTCAATTGT
It encodes the following:
- the flgB gene encoding flagellar basal body rod protein FlgB, whose translation is MKIFSNTSQQLLEQSLNAASLRQKTISQNIANVDTPNYKAKKTVFKHQLNRAIDDQRLTAYRTDSRHIPFGGTQSISPSVVVDRTKTMFNHNGNNVDIEHEMSEMAKNQIYYNAMIERLNGRFNSLKTVIGGGK